The Dehalobacter sp. DCM sequence GAATTGGAAAATGGAAAATGGCCTAGTTTTGTAACGGAAATAAAAAAGGCTGCCGTAAAAAACCCTGCCGCAGAAGAACTTCTTCAACTTTTAGAGAAATCCTACGAGGATAAAATCGGCCACTGGAAACACGGAGGAATCGTCGGGGTCAGAGGGTACGGCGGCGGTGTCATCGGGCGTTATACGGACGTTCCGGAAGAATTCCCGCATTTGGCCGAATTCCATACCATGCGTTTAAGTGCACCTTCAGCCTGGTTTTACAATACCAAGACACTGCGGAGGATTTGTGATATCTGGGAAAAGCACGGAAGCGGGCTCACTAATTTCCATGGATCTACCGGAGATATTATTATGTTAGGGATGAACACGGAACATATCCAGCCTGCTTTTGACGATTTTTCTGAGGCAGGGATCGACCTTGGGGGATCCGGATCCTGTTTGAGATCACCCAGCTGTTGTGTCGGTCCTGCTCGTTGCCAGAATGCCTGCTATGATACGTTAGAAGCCTGTTACAACATCACAAATGAATATCAGGATGAACTGCATCGTCCGATGTGGCCCTATAAATTCAAATTTAAGTTTTCCGGCTGCGCGAATGATTGCACAGCCTCGATCGCCCGTTCGGACTGTTCGGTTATTGGGACGTGGAGAGATTCTATCATTATCGACCAGGAAGCTGTGAAGCAATACGCCGCGGAGGGCATGAATATTCAGGAGCGCGTCTGCGACAAATGCCCGACCCGCGCTTTGAAATTCAACCATGATACCAAAGAACTCGCTGTCATCGCGGAAGATTGCTCGCGCTGCATGCACTGCATCAATGTTATGCCGAAAGCGGTCAAACCTGGCAAGGAAAAAGGCGCAACGATTCTGCTCGGCGGAAAATCCACGATCGTACAGTCTGCATTTATGTCTTGGGTTATCGTACCATTTATGAAAATGGAAAACGAAGACGATTATGCCGAATTTAAAGACATGATGGCTCGTATTTGGGAATGGTGGGATGAAAACGGTAAAACACGTGAGCGCATCGGTGAGACTGTTTATCGTCTGGGTATGGGTAGGTTCCTGCGCGAAGTTGGTCTGCCGCCTGTTCCGCAAATGGTATTCCGCCCGCGTGCTAATCCGTACGTCTTCTGGCAAAAAGACGAGATCATTGAATAGTGTTTTTTAATGATCCGAGTCATTTGTTGCGGCTCTCGAAAATTATATGAAAAGGTGGAACTTGAAAATGGCAAAACTCGATCAAGGCCCAATAAATTATAAAGATATGCTTCCTCCGATCATTGCGGAGAATTATGGCCAATGGCAATATCATGAGATTCCCCGTCCGGGTTTGCTGAAGCATGTTGCGGAAAGCGGCGCGGAATTATACAGTGTTCGGGTCGGATCGCCACGCTTGGTAAGTCTCGATTTTGTTCGGGAAATCTGCGATATAGCGGATACTTTTTGTGACGGTTATCTCCGTTTTACCAGCCGGAATAATGTGGAGTTTCTTGTTTCCGATCCGACGAAAGTCGAGCCTCTAATTGCAGAATTAGAAGCGAAAGGATTCCCTGTCGGCGGTACTGGCGCAGCTCTCGGCAATATTGTTCACACCCAGGGATGGGTCCATTGCCATACCCCTGCGACGGACGCTTCTGGGGTCGTTAAAGCGGTCATGGATGATCTTTTTGAATATTTTGGTTCGATGAAACTTCCGTCAAAATTACGGGTCGGATTAGCTTGCTGCCTTAATATGTGCGGGGCCGCGCATTGCAGTGATCTTGCTATTGTTGGTGTCCATCGGACCGTTCCCCGGATTAATCATGAGAAGATCAGAAAGGGAACTGAGATCCCCAGTCTGGTTGCCAGCTGTCCTACCGGCGCGATTCGTCCGGATCCGAAAAATAAGAGTGTTATTGTTCACGAAGAAAAATGCATGTATTGCGGAAACTGCTATACAATGGCTCCGGGGATGGAAATCATGGATGCCAAGAATGACGGCTGCGCGATCCTGGTGGGTGGAAAAGTCTCCAACGCCCGGACAAATCCCAGTTTCTCCCGGATGGTTATCCCCTTCCTCCCCAATAATCCGCCGCGCTGGCCGGAAGTTACCGCTGCAGTTCGGAATATTGTTGAGACATGGATTGTCAACGGTCGCAAAGGAGAACGCCTGGGAGAATGGATTGAACGGATCGGCTGGGAAAAGTTCTTTACGCTTACCGGTATTCCATTCTCAGATAAGCTGATTGATGATTACATCTTCTCCAGAGAAACCTTCCGCACCTCAGCCACATTTAAGTATTAATCATGAACGCTTGGAAAGGGGGACTTTTGTCATGGAAAAAGGTCCTGCAAACCCTATTATCAAAGAAAAGGTCGTCGCTTATCTGCATACGGTTCAAATGGCTAAGAGCAAAGATGTTGCTGCCGCTATTGGGGAAAAGAAAGCAGACGTCGATCTTGCAGCGAAAGAACTGGCGATAGAAGATGTCATTGAGTATTTATATATCACCACAAGTTTTCTGGCGATTAAAGGTAAAGTCGGCACACCGGAATAGGCCTCCGGTGTGCAGGCCAAATATCTAAATTGAGAGGAAGAATGGCATGAATATCCTCTTTGGAGTGGTAATTCCATATGTTGTCATTGTTTTATTCCTGGTTGGTATGATCCTGCGCGTTATAGCCTGGTTGAAAATACCAATCCCGTTTAAACTAACGCTTTTTCCCGCTCCGAAAAACAGGGGTGGGGCTGCAGTT is a genomic window containing:
- the dsrA gene encoding dissimilatory-type sulfite reductase subunit alpha, whose protein sequence is MTEKKTPQMDELENGKWPSFVTEIKKAAVKNPAAEELLQLLEKSYEDKIGHWKHGGIVGVRGYGGGVIGRYTDVPEEFPHLAEFHTMRLSAPSAWFYNTKTLRRICDIWEKHGSGLTNFHGSTGDIIMLGMNTEHIQPAFDDFSEAGIDLGGSGSCLRSPSCCVGPARCQNACYDTLEACYNITNEYQDELHRPMWPYKFKFKFSGCANDCTASIARSDCSVIGTWRDSIIIDQEAVKQYAAEGMNIQERVCDKCPTRALKFNHDTKELAVIAEDCSRCMHCINVMPKAVKPGKEKGATILLGGKSTIVQSAFMSWVIVPFMKMENEDDYAEFKDMMARIWEWWDENGKTRERIGETVYRLGMGRFLREVGLPPVPQMVFRPRANPYVFWQKDEIIE
- the dsrB gene encoding dissimilatory-type sulfite reductase subunit beta codes for the protein MAKLDQGPINYKDMLPPIIAENYGQWQYHEIPRPGLLKHVAESGAELYSVRVGSPRLVSLDFVREICDIADTFCDGYLRFTSRNNVEFLVSDPTKVEPLIAELEAKGFPVGGTGAALGNIVHTQGWVHCHTPATDASGVVKAVMDDLFEYFGSMKLPSKLRVGLACCLNMCGAAHCSDLAIVGVHRTVPRINHEKIRKGTEIPSLVASCPTGAIRPDPKNKSVIVHEEKCMYCGNCYTMAPGMEIMDAKNDGCAILVGGKVSNARTNPSFSRMVIPFLPNNPPRWPEVTAAVRNIVETWIVNGRKGERLGEWIERIGWEKFFTLTGIPFSDKLIDDYIFSRETFRTSATFKY